The following coding sequences are from one Triplophysa dalaica isolate WHDGS20190420 chromosome 12, ASM1584641v1, whole genome shotgun sequence window:
- the LOC130433342 gene encoding cysteine-rich venom protein ENH1 — protein sequence MLVYIIRHNLKLTVVSCIITDVSTSLASVQQEIVDVHNAFRRAVEPTASNMLKMSWSDTAAQSAEGWISQCNMTHGPPSSRTIDGYELGENLFKASAVYQWSDAVSAWHSEVKNYEYPIGSTNGESIGHYTQVVWYSSYEVGCAVAQCGSYYFYGCHYFRAGNFKGVPPYSLGAPCAACPNNCEDNLCTNPCPYINQYINCDALKEEATCDNYYVNKWCPASCQCESKIIPIARK from the exons ATGTTAGTTTACATCATCAGACACAACCTCAAACTGACTGTTGTGTCGTGTATCATAACAGATGTCAGTACGAGCCTGGCGTCTGTACAACAGGAGATTGTGGATGTTCACAACGCCTTTAGAAGAGCCGTGGAGCCGACGGCCAGCAACATGCTAAAAATG AGCTGGAGTGACACAGCAGCTCAGTCGGCCGAGGGCTGGATCAGTCAGTGTAACATGACACACGGACCCCCAAGCTCCCGCACGATTGATG GATACGAGTTGGGTGAAAATCTCTTCAAGGCCTCTGCGGTTTATCAGTGGAGCGATGCGGTGTCTGCTTGGCACAGTGAAGTCAAGAATTATGAATATCCTATTGGATCCACCAACGGCGAATCGATCGGACATTACACACAG GTGGTGTGGTACAGCTCTTATGAAGTCGGCTGTGCCGTGGCTCAGTGCGGAAGCTATTACTTCTATGGATGCCATTATTTCCGCGC AGGAAATTTTAAAGGAGTACCACCATACTCACTGGGAGCCCCGTGTGCCGCCTGCCCCAACAACTGCGAAGACAACCTCTGCA CTAATCCTTGTCCGTATATCAACCAATACATCAATTGTGACGCATTGAAAGAAGAGGCCACTTGTGACAACTACTATGTGAATAAATGGTGTCCTGCTAGCTGTCAGTGTGAAAGTAAAATCATCCCTATTGCACGTAAATAA